One Gimesia sp. DNA segment encodes these proteins:
- a CDS encoding DUF4328 domain-containing protein, translating to MSKYTYRDETGFSKFLVVLIVLSALLNSVAVGSSVMLYDMLVAVQKGAEVTDEVANAHDARQLVIGLVQLAAAIFIGIIFLMWVYRMCRNAHSIENAKLDITPGWAVGWYFVPLANLWKPYQAMKETYEAFINRENDSMILPLWWFAWIVASIMARVSTRFATETDTLDQIMTGVQVTIITDVIAVFLDVVAILMVVTVSRACNERFAVDHFEAATEDWE from the coding sequence ATGAGCAAATATACTTACCGGGATGAAACCGGTTTTTCTAAATTCTTAGTTGTATTGATCGTGTTGTCGGCCCTGTTGAACAGCGTGGCCGTGGGTAGCAGCGTGATGTTGTATGACATGCTGGTCGCGGTGCAGAAGGGAGCCGAAGTCACGGATGAAGTGGCCAATGCACACGATGCGCGTCAGCTGGTGATTGGGCTGGTCCAACTCGCGGCTGCCATTTTCATTGGAATCATTTTCCTGATGTGGGTGTATCGGATGTGTCGCAATGCCCACAGTATTGAGAATGCAAAGCTCGATATTACTCCGGGCTGGGCGGTAGGCTGGTATTTCGTTCCGCTTGCGAATCTCTGGAAGCCTTACCAGGCGATGAAGGAGACGTATGAAGCATTTATCAATCGTGAGAATGATTCGATGATCCTGCCCCTCTGGTGGTTCGCCTGGATTGTGGCGAGCATCATGGCGCGGGTCTCAACCCGGTTTGCAACGGAGACCGATACACTGGACCAGATTATGACGGGGGTCCAGGTCACGATTATTACTGATGTGATTGCCGTGTTCCTGGATGTGGTTGCGATCCTGATGGTCGTAACGGTCAGTCGTGCCTGCAATGAGCGTTTCGCGGTCGATCATTTCGAAGCCGCGACGGAAGACTGGGAGTGA
- a CDS encoding DUF4328 domain-containing protein codes for MSNSIYKKSTGFTDVLISLILLSAILDGVAVVKNYQQYELLMSAKNGVDVKMDEAGSLLVHLFLINVTQLGFNIVLGILFLMWVYRMCRNAHCVEAGKPTASPVWAAGVYLIPVLNMWKPYLIMKEIYEAFRQRPSDSKVLPFWWSAWVLSNVVGCFTSHYMSRAETLDELLVASRWGIALDASLIILNIAAALMVYVVNEASVEWHEVTQYKDLGVYWELV; via the coding sequence ATGTCGAATTCTATTTATAAAAAGTCTACCGGATTCACGGATGTTCTGATCAGCTTGATTCTCCTGTCAGCGATTCTGGACGGAGTGGCGGTTGTCAAGAATTATCAGCAGTATGAACTGCTGATGTCTGCGAAGAATGGTGTGGATGTGAAGATGGATGAAGCAGGTTCCCTTCTGGTGCATCTCTTTCTGATCAATGTGACGCAACTGGGGTTCAACATTGTTCTCGGGATACTGTTTCTGATGTGGGTCTATCGAATGTGTCGTAATGCGCACTGTGTGGAAGCCGGTAAACCAACGGCTTCGCCGGTCTGGGCGGCAGGGGTTTATTTGATTCCGGTGTTGAATATGTGGAAGCCCTATCTGATTATGAAAGAGATCTACGAAGCCTTCAGACAGCGACCGAGCGACAGCAAAGTACTACCGTTCTGGTGGTCTGCGTGGGTGCTGAGCAATGTTGTCGGATGTTTTACATCACACTATATGTCGCGTGCTGAAACACTGGATGAACTGCTGGTGGCCAGTCGCTGGGGGATTGCGTTAGACGCATCGCTGATCATTCTCAATATCGCGGCGGCCCTGATGGTTTATGTGGTGAATGAGGCGTCTGTCGAGTGGCATGAAGTAACGCAATACAAAGATCTGGGAGTCTACTGGGAACTGGTCTGA